GCTTGTATCTGTGTACTCTATAGTTGATATCGAAAAATTCGAATATTTTAGAAATGTCTTTCAAAATTCCCTGATGACAGGTAAAAAGCGTAACATCTGTATAAATCTTAGCTGTTGATTCGTTAAAATTTCCTGTCGATATAAATCCGTAACGACGTGTTTTTCCTTCTTCAACTCTTTCGATTACACATATTTTACTGTGTACTTTTAAGCCTTTTATTCCAAAGATAAGATCGATTCCTTCGGTTTGCATTTGCTCTGCATACGAGATATTTGTAGCTTCATCAAAACGCGCCTGAAGTTCGATTTGTACGGTTACTTTTTTACCATTTTTAGCTGCATTAATCAAAGAACTAATGATTTGCGAATTTTTTGCCAAACGATATAAAGTGATTTTTATACTTGTAACTTTTGGATCTAAAGCGGCTTCACGCAAAAACTTTGTCAAATATGAAAATGACTGATATGGAGCGTGTAATAAATAATCTTTTTTATTTATTTTTTCTAAAATACTTCCGCCCAAACTTAACCCCGGAATTGGTAATGGTTCATTTGGTTTATAAAGTAAATCGTATCTTCCTAAATTTGGAAAACTCATATAATCACGACGATTGTGATATCTTCCGCCAGGAATTATACTATCTGTTTCTACAATTTTCATTTTATCAAGGAAAAAATGTAGCGTATCTTCTTCTATTAAATTGTCGTAAATAAAACGAACGGGTTCTCCTATTCTTCTATCTTTTACGGATGTTGCAATTTTCTCCAACATACTTTTACTCAAATCACTATCAATATCTAACTGCGCATCTCGCGTGATTTTGATCATGTGTGCGGAAACACTTTTATAATCGAAAATATTGAAAATATTCCCCAGATTATAACGTATTACATCGTCTATAAGGATAACATATTGTTTTTCATCGTTTGATGGCAGGACAACAAACCTGTTTATTGTTTTAGGAATTTCGATAATGGCGTATCGAATTTCATCATTCAAATTCATTTCCAGACGAACTGCCAAATAACCTAATGTATCTTTAAGAACAGGAAATTCAGCTAAATCATTCAAGATAATGGTTACTAATTCGGGACTTAATTTTTGAACAAAAAAGTCTTTTAGGTAGTTTTCCTGATATGTTGTAATCTGATCTTCGTTTATAACAAAGATATTTTCGGCTTCAAGTTCTGTTTCAATATTTCCTAAAATTCGTAAACTTTCTGATTGTTGCTGAATTACAATTTCGGTAATATCTTTAATTAATTGATGGGCAGAAACTCCGCCTAAATATTTTTCGCCAGAAATTCCGGAGAGACTCAACCGTCGAATTGCAGCATAACGAACTCTAAAAAATTCATCTAAATTATTGGAAAAAATTCCAACAAAACGCAACCTGTCTAAAAGCGGAACTGTATTATCTGCAGCTTCCTGAAGAACTCTTGCATTAAACGCTAACCAACTTTTTTCTCTATCGATATATTTCTGTTCGTACACTGGTATTTATTTTAAATCTTTGGGGAAAATGGTTTTATGGGTTTTGCCTTTATTAATAGTGTCCCAACTTTCTGAATCAAATCGTAATGATACGAAACCGGACGTAGGAACATTTTCGATAAAAACATCCCCAAATTTATTAACAAAATTTGTAATAGCCTCGTTATGTCCAAAAAGAATAACGCTATCGAAACTATTATCACATGATTTGATAACTTTCTCGAGTTGTCTCTCATCAAAGGTATAAAGGTCGTCTTTATAAACGATACTTTCAATAGGGTATGAAATATTTTGAGCAAAAATAAGAGCTGTTTCCGTGGCACGAGCGGCAGTACTACTCCATATAATATATGTCTTTGGCAGAAATTTTGAAATATTTGCTGATACATCATGTGCATCTAAAATACCTTTTTTCATTAAAGGTCTGTCAAAATCTTTTAAAGGAGCTTCCCAGCTGGATTTTGCGTGCCGTATTAAAATTAAATTTTTCATAAGCCGAAGGTTTAGAGATCTCCATTAAAGAGGTAAATCTTTATTTAAGTTCTAATTTACAAAAGAAATTCTAATACTCCTCCTTTTTTTATATCTGTTAACATTATATACAAATTTTAACAAGAATATGAAATTCTCAAAATTTTAACAATCCAAAATTTCTACTTACAAATTTTAACAAAAAGTGTACTTCATCTGTTAAAACAAACACTTCGTCGATATTATGCATATTACCAAAAAATTAACTAAATAATTGATTATTAGCGTTTTAAAACATTTCAAAAAACCACTTTTTCATGAAAAATTGAAAAAAAGCCACTAATTTTTTTTCAAAAAAATGACACAAAAATTACTTTTTGGAGGTATAATTTAACAAAAAAAGAACATTTCAACGAGTTTTTAGGTTAGTTACAGACAAAAAAAATCAAAATTAAACAGACTATATAACTTTGATTCTGTTAATTTTTCGCAAATACAACAAAACTAAATCTTAAGTTATGAGAACTAAATCTACTCTTGAAAAGGCAGTAAAATTTGTAACCAATTGTAAGTTTATTTTTTCGTTCAAAAAAAATATCTTTCAAAAAAACATTTTTTCTATACTGTTTTGTTTACTAACAACTCTTTCGTTTGCCCAATCTGGTTCGTGTAACGCAACTCTGGGTGTCGAGAAAAACCGAAACTACAGCAACGCTGGTGATGATGGCGCTTATTTTACGCTGGTGATAACCAATGAGGGAAATTCTACTGATGTTTATAATCTGAGCGCTTTGAATATAAATGGTAATTGCGTAAACAATGATCAGACGAGTACTTCTCAAAATGTTAACTTAATTGGCAGTTTTCTGGACAATAGTTCTGTACCGATCACTTCGATCACTGTTTCATCTCATCAAACAGCTACTTTCTCAATTCATTTAACGGTCCCTCGAGGAACTGCATACAACAAATGGAATTGTACCCAAATAAATGCGACATCTACAAATTGTAGTAATTACACAGCGAGCACTATTGTTCATACAATCGTAAACAATCCTTCTGAAAATTAAATAGTTCGTTTCGAAATATTTAGTTGTTTTTCAATTTAAATTCATATAAAATGAAAAAAACATTACACTTTATCCATTTTATGAAACAAGTTAACAAAACATTCTATTTGTTACTTTTTTTAATTTCTTCTACGATAGGTTTTGCACAAACAATTACACCAACAAAAACTGTTACTGTAGCACCTGGAGTCTGTGGAGCATTAGATGTGGAATTAAAAATTCAAGGTTCAAACCCTGTTGCCAGACCTTTAGAAGTTGTTTTAGTTATTGACGTATCCGGAAGTATGGGCGACGGAAATAATCCGAAGCCATTATCTTATGCTCAGGATGCTGCCAATGATTTTATTGACAAAATGTTTCTTGCTGCGAATAACCCAACCGGGAATAATAAAGTGGCAATCGTAACTTTTAGTAATAGTGGTTTAATAAGACAAGGGTTTACTGGTTCTGCCGGTAAAGCCGGACTAAAAACCATCATTAACGGACTTGTTGCAAATGGTGGTACCAATATCGAAGATGGTATTCTTAAAGCCAATCAGGTTTTAGCGACAGCAACTTATAATTGTTCGACCGCAAGAAGTATGGTTTTATTGACTGATGGGGTTGCTAATGCATCTGCTTCTCATGGTACTGGCTGCTCTAGTGGTCAACAAGGTACTTGTATACAGGATGCTATTGCTGCTGCTAATGCTGGAAAAACTGTTGTTGTATCGGGAGTTACCTATAATAATCAAATTTTTACTGTTGGATTATTTGGCGCTATTAACGGAACCGAACAAACTGATGCACAATATACTCTAAATCAAATCCAGTCAGGAGGTTCTTTCTTTACTGAAAATGCTGCTGATTTAACTGGAATTTATTCTCAAATTTTCACTCAATTATCATGGGTTGCAAAACAAATAGTGGGAACTCCTTTTGAAAAAGAAACTGTTGATCCTAATTTTATAATTGGAACTGTAACTTCTACTAAGGGAACTACTACTGTTACCGGACAACAAATTGCCTGGAATATTGACTTTTTGAATGTTGAAACTATCACGTTAAAATATCGATTAACTCCAAAACCAAACACATGCGGTAATCAGATGGTTAGTACATCGAGATTAGATTTCCAAAATGCGCTTTGTGTCACAACATTCCAAGACATAACTTCTCCAACTACAAATGTTCCCTGCCCAATTGTAACGGTAGCGAATCAAACAAATGTTACTTGTTTTGGAGGTAATAATGGAGCTATTACACTTAATACTCCAACTGGCGGTCAAGGTCCATATACTTATAAATGGACTAAAAACGATGTAAATTTCGCAACTACAAAAGACATATCTGTTCTAACTGTTGGAACTTACAAAGTGATCGCAACTGACAATAATAACTGCGCAACGGCTATATTAACGATTAATATAACACAACCTGCAGCAGCTTTAGCTCTTGCGGCTTCTTCTAAAACAGATGCTACTTGTAACGGTGCAAGTTCTGGAAGTGTAACTGCAGGAGTAGTAACAAACTCCGTAGGAACTGTAACTTATTCCTGGAAAAATAGTTCGAATGTGGTTGTAGGAACTACAGCTTCTGTAACTGGACTTCCAACCGGAACATATACATTGACGGTAACAGATTCTTGTTCTAGTCAATCTAATTCGGTTACTGTCGGACAACCGGCTTCACCTTTAGCATTAGCGGCTTCTTCTAAAACAGATGCTTCTTGTAATGGTGCAAGTACCGGAAGTGTAACTGCTGGAGCGGTAACAAATTTCGTAGGAACTGTAACTTATTCCTGGAAAAACAGCTCTAATGTGGTTGTGGGAACTACAGCTTCTGTAACTGGACTTCCTGCCGGAACTTATACATTAACAGTAACGGATTCCTGTTCGAATAAATCTAATTCGGTAACCATTGGACAACCGGCTTTCCCTCTTACATTAGCAGCTTCTTCTAAAACAGATGCTTCTTGTTACGGCGCAAGTTCTGGATCAGTAACTGCTGGAGCGGTAACAAATTCTATAGGAACTGTAACTTATTCCTGGAAAAACAGCTCTAACGTGGTTGTGGGAACGACAGCTTCTGTAACTGGACTTCCTACCGGAACTTATACTTTGACTGTAACAGATTCTTGTTCTAGTCAATCTAATTCAGTAACTATTGGACAACCAAGTTTACCTTTAGCATTAGCGGCTTCTTCTAAAACAGATGCTTCTTGCTACGGTGCAAGTTCTGGAAGTGTAACTGCTGGAGCGGTAACAAATTTCGTAGGAACTGTAACTTATTCCTGGAAAAATAGTTCGAATGTGGTTGTTGGAACTACAGCTTCTGTAACAGGACTTCCAACCGGAACTTATACATTGACCGTAACAGATTCTTGTTCTAGTCAATCTAATTCGGTTACTGTTGGACAACCTTCTTCACCTTTAGCATTAGCGGCTTCTTCTAAAACAGACGCTTCTTGTAATGGTGCAAGTACCGGAAGTGTAACCGCTGGAGCAGTAACAAATTTCGTAGGAACTGTAACTTATTCCTGGAAAAATAGCTCTAATGTGGTTGTGGGAACTACAGCGTCTGTAACTGGGCTTCCAACTGGAACTTATACATTGACTGTAACAGATTCTTGTTCTAGTCAATCAAATTCAGTGACTATTGGGCAACCGGCTTTACCTTTAGCATTAGCAGCTTCTTCTAAAACAGACGCTTCTTGTTACGGTGCAAGTTCTGGAAGTGTAACTGCTGGAGCGGTAACAAATTTCGTAGGAACTGTAACTTATTCCTGGAAAAATAGCTCTAATGTGGTTGTGGGAACTACAGCGTCTGTAACTGGGCTTCCAACTGGAACTTATACTTTGACTGTAACCGATTCTTGTTCTAGCCAATCTAATTCAGTAACTATTGGGCAACCAGCTTTACCTTTAGCATTAGCGGCTTCTTCTAAAACAGACGCTTCTTGTTACGGTGCAAGTTCTGGAAGTGTAACTGCCGGAGCGGTAACAAATTTCGTAGGAACTGTAACTTATTCCTGGAAAAATAGCTCAAATATAGTAGTTGGAACTACAGCTTCTGTGACTGGACTTCCAACCGGAACTTATACATTGACTGTAACAGATTCTTGTTCTAGCCAATCTAATTCAGTAACTATTGGGCAACCGGCTTTACCTTTAGCTTTAGCAGCTTCTTCTAAAACAGATGCTTCTTGCTACGGTGCAAGTTCTGGATCAGTAACTGCAGGAACAGTAACAAATTTCGTAGGAACTGTAACTTATTCTTGGGTAAACAGCTCTAATACTATAGTTGGAACTACAGCTTCTGTAACAGGTCTTCCAACCGGAACATATACTTTGACTGTAACAGATTCTTGTTCTAGTCAATCTAATTCAGTGACTATTGGACAACCGGCTTTACCTTTGGCTTTAGCGGCTTCTTCTAAAACAGATGCTTCTTGTTATGGTGCAAGTTCTGGAAGTGTAACTGCAGGAGCGGTAACAAATTTCGTAGGAACTGTAACTTATTCTTGGGTAAACAGCTCAAATACTATAGTTGGAACTACAGCTTCTGTAACAGGGCTTCCAACCGGAACTTATACTTTGACTGTAACAGATTCTTGTTCTAGTCAATCCAATTCAGTAAATATTGGGCAACCAGCACTTCCTTTAGCTTTAGCAGCTTCTTCTAAAACAGATGCTTCTTGTTATGGTGACAGTACTGGATCAGTAACTGCGGGAACTGTAACAAACACCGTAGGAACTGTGTCTTACTCTTGGGTAAACAGCTCAAATACAGTAGTAGGAACTACAGCTTCTGTTAATGGGCTTCCAACCGGAACTTATACTTTGACTGTAACAGATTCTTGTTCTAGCCAATCAAATTCGGTAACTATTGGGCAACCTTCTGATCCTTTGTCTTGTTCAATTACACAAAACAAAGCAGTAACTTCAAATGGATTGAGCGATGGTGAAGCAACTGTTTCTCCTCTTGGCGGAAATGGTAATTATACCTACTTATGGGATAATAATGAGACTACACAAAAAGCAATTGCTTTAAATGCCGGATTACATTCTGTAACGGTAACAGATTCTAAAGGTTGTACAACAACTTGTACAATTACTATTTCGCAACCAAATGTTTTGTCTTGTAGTGTCGTTCAAGATGCTCCTGCAAAATGTTACGGTGATAATAATGGTATTGCAACCGTTACAGCTATTGGAGGAAACGGAGACTATACTTAT
This genomic window from Flavobacterium sp. 9 contains:
- the ppk1 gene encoding polyphosphate kinase 1; protein product: MYEQKYIDREKSWLAFNARVLQEAADNTVPLLDRLRFVGIFSNNLDEFFRVRYAAIRRLSLSGISGEKYLGGVSAHQLIKDITEIVIQQQSESLRILGNIETELEAENIFVINEDQITTYQENYLKDFFVQKLSPELVTIILNDLAEFPVLKDTLGYLAVRLEMNLNDEIRYAIIEIPKTINRFVVLPSNDEKQYVILIDDVIRYNLGNIFNIFDYKSVSAHMIKITRDAQLDIDSDLSKSMLEKIATSVKDRRIGEPVRFIYDNLIEEDTLHFFLDKMKIVETDSIIPGGRYHNRRDYMSFPNLGRYDLLYKPNEPLPIPGLSLGGSILEKINKKDYLLHAPYQSFSYLTKFLREAALDPKVTSIKITLYRLAKNSQIISSLINAAKNGKKVTVQIELQARFDEATNISYAEQMQTEGIDLIFGIKGLKVHSKICVIERVEEGKTRRYGFISTGNFNESTAKIYTDVTLFTCHQGILKDISKIFEFFDINYRVHRYKHLIVSPHYTRTKFVKLIDREILHALAGRKTHIKLKMNSLSDFKMIDKLYEASNAGVKIQLQVRGICSLIPGIPGMSENIEAISIVDNYLEHSRVYIFGNAGLTEVYISSADFMTRNLDGRVEVTCPIYDLEIKKELIDNFNIAWKGNVKVRYHSYKLDNKYKPRNHHAPFRAQLETYKYYQNKIDVIAEVVQRTN
- a CDS encoding histidine phosphatase family protein; protein product: MKNLILIRHAKSSWEAPLKDFDRPLMKKGILDAHDVSANISKFLPKTYIIWSSTAARATETALIFAQNISYPIESIVYKDDLYTFDERQLEKVIKSCDNSFDSVILFGHNEAITNFVNKFGDVFIENVPTSGFVSLRFDSESWDTINKGKTHKTIFPKDLK